From the genome of Glycine max cultivar Williams 82 chromosome 2, Glycine_max_v4.0, whole genome shotgun sequence, one region includes:
- the LOC100809444 gene encoding protein ALTERED PHOSPHATE STARVATION RESPONSE 1: protein MGASSSKMEDDKALQLCRERKKFVRQALDGRCSLAAAHVSYIQSLKNTGTALRKFTEPEGPIDTSLYTNATPDQPLALTERTLSFSSQSVSHHIDAAEHENFSPTPSPPSSSSKFRANHMKHSTITSKKVEEKPPVPVIGIVTSSGTTTQNASVMSGTAAFEDSSLPAGTPHWDFFGLFHPIDHQFSFQDEKGMHQDMGNADDIQRLREEEGIPELEDDEEKASSHGKEHSRDSEDEFDEELATETLVQRFENLNRSNSHVQANVEPATTKPLRGHSASEVELVNGEKGNSASLSPLKTAHMPALPPPETNKPMEKESRNENKVTPKNFFSSVRDIELLFIKASESGKEVPRMLEANKFHFRPIFQGKENGSVVSSFLKVCFSCGEDPSQVPEEPAQNSVKYLTWHRTASSRSSSSRNPLGANSIENVEDHTNNLFDNSCMISGSHASTLDRLYAWERKLYDEVKASEIVRKEYDMKCKFLRQLESKGEKTSTVDKTRAKVKDLHSRIRVAIHRINSISKRIAELRDKELQPQLEELIEGLNRMWEVMHECHKLQFQIMSAAYNNSHARITMHSELRRQITSYLENELQFLSSSFTKWIGAQKFYLEAINGWLHKCVRHEEKSFKRKRKHQSDLKYSDPPIYVTCAVWLNKLSDLPVKDVADSIKSLATDTAQFLPHQDKNQGKGAHPHMSTWKADIGGESADGLLRDDTSEDWVTGLDQFRRSLIRFLSQLNNLSGCSVKMYTELRQTIQEVKNYQRSNSQSQNDRLNSKSQDDHQNSESQS from the exons ATGGGCGCCTCAAGCTCCAAAATGGAGGATGATAAGGCACTGCAGCTATGTCGTGAAAGGAAGAAGTTTGTGAGGCAAGCACTTGATGGGCGTTGCTCACTAGCAGCTGCTCATGTCTCATATATACAATCACTGAAAAATACCGGAacagctctgagaaaattcacaGAACCTGAGGGTCCAATTGACACTTCTTTGTACACTAATGCAACACCAGATCAGCCACTTGCTTTAACTGAAAGGACCCTCTCATTTTCTTCACAATCTGTGTCACATCACATAGATGCAGCTGAACATGAAAATTTCTCTCCAACTCCCTCCCCTCCTAGTTCTTCTAGCAAGTTCCGAGCAAATCATATGAAACATAGCACTATTACTTCTAAGAAAGTTGAAGAAAAACCACCTGTGCCTGTTATAGGAATAGTAACATCATCAGGTACTACTACACAGAATGCCAGTGTAATGTCTGGAACAGCAGCATTTGAAGATTCCTCTCTTCCAGCTGGAACTCCACATTGGGATTTCTTTGGTCTCTTTCACCCCATTGACcatcaattttcttttcaagatGAGAAGGGTATGCATCAAGATATGGGGAATGCTGATGATATACAAAGACTAAGGGAGGAGGAAGGAATTCCTGAGTTGGAAGACGATGAAGAGAAGGCTTCATCTCATGGAAAGGAACACTCTAGAGACTCTGAAGATGAATTTGATGAAGAGCTTGCTACAGAAACTCTAGTCCAAAGATTTGAAAATCTAAATAGATCTAACAGTCATGTTCAAGCAAATGTTGAACCTGCCACAACTAAGCCTCTCAGAGGGCATTCAGCTTCTGAAGTTGAATTGGTAAATGGAGAGAAGGGGAACTCTGCTAGTTTATCTCCATTAAAGACAGCACATATGCCAGCTCTGCCTCCACCTGAAACAAATAAACCAATGGAGAAGGAAAGTCGTAATGAAAATAAAGTCACCCctaagaatttcttttcaagcGTGAGAGATATTGAACTGCTCTTTATTAAAGCTTCAGAATCTGGCAAAGAGGTTCCAAGGATGCTTGAAGCAAACAAATTTCACTTTCGTCCGATATTCCAAGGAAAAGAAA ATGGTTCTGTGGTGTCCTCGTTTTTGAAGGTATGTTTCTCATGTGGGGAAGACCCAAGCCAAGTTCCAGAAG AACCTGCTCAAAACTCGGTTAAGTACTTAACTTGGCATAGGACGGCATCATCTCGATCCTCCTCATCCAGAAACCCTTTAGGAGCAAACTCAATTGAAAATGTTGAGGACCATACAAATAATCTCTTTGATAATTCTTGTATGATCTCCGGAAGTCATGCATCAACCTTGGATAGGCTATATGCTTGGGAAAGGAAACTCTATGATGAAGTGAAG GCTAGTGAGATTGTCAGAAAGGAATATGACATGAAGTGTAAATTCTTAAGGCAACTGGAATCAAAAGGAGAAAAGACCTCCACAGTTGATAAAACTCGTGCTAAAGTCAAGGATCTGCACTCAAGAATCAGAGTTGCAATTCATAGGATAAACTCTATATCAAAGAGGATTGCAGAGTTACGGGACAAAGAGCTTCAGCCACAACTTGAGGAGTTGATTGAAGG GTTGAATCGGATGTGGGAAGTGATGCATGAATGCCACAAACTTCAGTTTCAGATCATGTCAGCAGCATATAACAACAGCCATGCTAGAATCACCATGCATTCAGAATTACGTAGACAGATTACTTCCTATCTTGAAAATGAACTCCAATTTTTATCATCAAGCTTTACCAAGTGGATTGGAGCTCAGAAATTCTATCTGGAGGCTATAAACGGATGGCTTCACAAATGTGTTCGTCATGAAGAAAAATCATTCAAGAGAAAAAGGAAGCATCAATCTGACCTTAAGTATTCTGATCCTCCAATATATGTCACCTGTGCAGTCTGGTTGAATAAACTTAGTGACTTACCTGTAAAGGATGTTGCCGATTCAATTAAAAGTTTGGCGACAGATACTGCCCAGTTCTTACCACACCAAGACAAGAACCAAGGAAAAGGTGCTCATCCTCATATGTCAACATGGAAGGCTGATATTGGTGGTGAATCAGCAGATGGTTTATTGAGAGATGACACATCAGAGGACTGGGTTACAGGTCTTGATCAATTTCGACGAAGCTTGATTCGATTTCTTagtcaattaaataatttgtctGGTTGTTCTGTCAAAATGTACACAGAACTTCGACAAACCATTCAGGAGGTAAAAAATTACCAGCGTTCGAACTCTCAGTCTCAAAATGATCGTTTGAATTCAAAGTCTCAAGATGATCATCAAAATTCCGAATCTCAGAGTTGA